The segment TCTTGTAGGTACTTGTTCATAATCGTTGTCTTGCTAGTAGGGAGTGCAACTCTCTTATAGGAACTAATACCTTGGGTTGAGGTCATGATTCAACAGGTAAATACTTGGTAGCTACAAGGTACTTCTAGCTTCATAAACAACTATATGGTAGAGTTTAGGTCCCatggtggaaacatgtgtggaacAAAGTTTCTTGACTCGAAGGCAATTTTTTCTTGTGGCTACTTGTTCAAAATTGTTGCCTTACTTTAGATAATTTATGCAAGTGCGACTTCCAAGGATTTCTTGACTCGAAGGCAATTTTTTCTTGTGGCTACTTGTTCAAAATTGTTGCCTTACTTTAGATAATTTATGCAAGTGCGACTTCCAAGGATCGTCCATTTGTGTCATGTGTTTTAAAAGTGAAGAATGTGCttctcatcttttctttcaatgccCTTTCTCTTGGGAGATATGGCATCTTTGGTGGGGAGTTTGGAATCAGGCTTGTTGGCATGCTCATCTTTGGTTGATTTTTGAGATCAGTTGGGCTAGTCTCCAATCAAAACTTCTTTTCTTCAGGTAGCATGGGTTCATGGGCCTACCTTCATTTTATGGCATCTATGGTTGTAACGAAATCAATGAATTATTCAGGGTGTGACAATGGTTGTCCAACAATTGTGGTAGAACATTGTTCATACACTTCAGAAGACTGCTTCAGTGAAGTGTGAGCTTTCTAGTGTTGTGGATCCTAAAGGTGTGGCTATTTCTACAAGGTTGACCTTTTCTACTCAAGGGAATATTACTTCTACTAGTCTATGTTGTCGCCAACCAAAAAAAAGATTAATCAAGAGGGTTATTGGCTTCCTCCTTAAGGATTTTTGAAGATCAATATGAATGACTCTTCTAGGGGGGGGAACCCTAGCAACTTTGGTATTGGTGGTATTGGTAGAGATAGATCTAGTGATGTTTAGTTTTCCTTTTCGTTTTACAAAAGGTTTCACACGAATAACTTAATGGAGGCTTTTGCGATCCTTTATGCTATGGAGAGAGGTTGTGCCCTCGGTTCACATTGAGAACACTCTATCCATAAATGAAATTGctatttaaaatttattataattttattgtagttaatttttgttataacatttcaattatatcaataatgtGAGTTTCTATCAGACATTAATTTGAGGCTCAGATTTCAACTTTATTAATGTTTTGTAGTTGATTAAAGGACATTGAAAACTATTATAGCCATCATAATATCTATATCGTATTTCAAGGTAGCAACCTAAATAAACATACAAATTAATTATTCcctattaatatttcaaatttcaaattctattAATATTTTGTTGTTGCTTCAATGACATCAAACATCATTGTAGTCATCACTTAATATTGATTTTGTATAGTTTAGAAGGAAGGTGAATTAATATGAAAAATAGTTATTTacctttaaattattatttttataaagaTGATTTATACTAAATATACTTAATTATATGTTTGCAAAATTTGATTCACTTTATTGAAACATAATCTAATACCAcattatttcttccatgcaaaACACTATCTAGTAAGAATTTAAGTTGTATGTATGCAatctaataaaaattaatttattttctctaACTATAATatcaactaacaaaaaaaaaaaatcaaatgcaatGCATATTTGGTTAGGTACATTTTATTCTTATGAAATCTTCATCTTTAAGTGATTAAAGTTATCTTGTAATCTTTCAAGAgttcatattttttttaatatttaatattttttaatgaataAGTTTCATTAATTAAGATTTATTAGTACACATATACACAAAAAAAGTAGGTGGATGCGAGATCCCATCAAGAGTCAAACAGGACTAAGTGGGAACAAAACACAAAGTCGAGCAACAAAAGGAACAAAATCGAGCAACAAAAGGAACAACAACAAGAAGAGGTGGATGTCTCAATCACTCAACTTACCCCATACAACAACACGTCTAAGTGACATGAGAAACATCCCAACAGTCATCCTTATCTCCATGACCCAAAGAAATTGCCAAATTGCAAGCTAATTTATCATAAAAGGTAAGCTTAAAGACATTAGAATCATCCCAACCCTCATCTTTATCTTTGTTTTTATCCCAAAGAAATCATCAGTTCACACACTAATATATCATTAAAGGTAAGCATAAATTTTTAACattaaaattcattcttcatggGCAGAGTAAGTATGGAGCTAATAGTTGATAACTTCTCTTCTTCACCTGTCACCTGTTTGCTGAGACATGATGCCAAACGTTTTTATTGCATTTTGTTGTTTCCGAGCATGAGTTCAGTCAGCTTCTTGTTGCTCAGACGTTGTTGGTACACGCTTAAATCTTCACATCTGTCCAGTTCCACCACCCAACCATTTCAATGCACAATAAATTCTCAGCTAGGTATAAATGTGGAAAATGCAATGAAGTTGGTCACATGGTTGACTATTCTGTTTACAACTGTACATTTATTAGAGAAGTAGGAGTAGTGTTAGTACCTGTCAGGAAATGGTACGAGTGATCTTAAACTCTCTGCAAGCTTGTCAGCATTCTGTGCATTGTTGACCATTTGGTTGAAGCAGATATACCTCCCATATGCACAAGCTTCCTCAAATGCACAGATGTGAGCCTCTGCAACAAACCTTACATCCGCACTGGCAAACAGTCCATTCTCATACATTTGTGCAGCACCTGTTCTCAAGATTGACAGTGTTTATGATCTGGAAGACTAGAATTAGGCACTAAAACCTATTGATGAGGGTCATAAGACGGAAGAAATTTTCAACTGCACGAGATTACATTCTTTCTTCTACTTGTAGACACAATTTGGAAGAGATTGCAGGGCTAACATGGTAGATGacattttaatttcaatttcagAGTGTTTAGACCAACTCATAATGGTAGAGGGCAATTAAAACAATTACAAACAATATATATTATGTCAGTAAAACAGAACCTGAGCAATTGTAGACAACCAAACCAATCTGGCGAGCTAATAAATAATGAAACATAGTCCATTTTACTAAACAAAAGCAGAGaatttcatcttctccatcaaGTAAAACGGCTCAAATTCTGAAAAACCAAAGTTTGGACATGATTGAGGTGTTACCTTTGAGATATGCTACGGTGGATCCTGAGGTTTGATTTGCAGAGCCAGGCCCTACAACCAGACCTGCATTAATTGTCACCATATTTACGCCTCTGTCCATGGCCAGAGCCCATGCTGTCCTCTCTGATAGTGTCTTTCCCAGTGCATACCACAGCTGTAATCACAATGGCACACCCTTTAATTTATCAATATATGACACACACATTAAATTGTACAGTGGCGATGGATGGtagtgctttaaaccttcaatttTCTGCAAAGGTTCACATCGCTCCAATGCTTTTCATGGAGATCAGAAATTGAATTTCTATCTTCTCTCCAAATTACTGCAGCAACTGAAGATGCGAATACCACTTTTTCAATAGTTTCAGTATGGGCACATGCTTCCAGGACATTGTGGGCTGCCCTCACTTCAATTTCAGCCATGACCTCCTACATAACCAAAAAGAGAACAATCAGTTCTTTCAAGCATCAAGAATAAACATTGGAAGTTCCTTTGGAGCAGCCTTCATCTACTTACATCATATTGAGGGGAATCAAATGTGTAGAAAAGACCAGAACATCCACTAAGTGCATCCACTATGCTGTGATAATCCAACATATCAGCATACAAGATCTTCAACCGCTGCCCACTTAATTTCTTTAAAGATTCAACTTCACCTGCCACCAAATCAAACCACCAATATACTGAACATATCAAAAGTAATAATTACCAGATCCTGTCACTATATACAATCTATGAAGCATAACTGTATTGTACAATTCTATACTTTTCAATCGACTCATGATGGATACATTCTAGAAAACTCAGGCCAAACTCTCTCACACACAAACTGTATTAAAGATGGATACCCACAAATTGTATTTAAACTAGACACCCTCAAAATTATTTTTCTACATAGACATTCTTGATTAGTCCTAGAGAAGAATCTTGCCTTTGGCACCCTAAATTATTTCAATCCAATGAAGTCTGCAACTGTATGCATAAAAATATATACCTCCATTCTGAATAGTTGCATGCACGGTGTATCCCCTGTTTAGAAGGCCCTGAACAATCCACAGCCCTACATAAGTAGATGCATCCATCACACACACAACCTTTCCCCTGCCATTTGCTGCATCCAAATCCCTCTGAGTAAAAGCAGGCATCTTTGCTTATGCTACCCTGTGTTCAGATTCTTGTCTGAACTTGCAGCAAACTGATGAATTCTTCTGTTGTGGCGGTGCAGCTTACTCAAATTCTGATTGCCTAGTAAGGCCTTAGATAGGGCACATAATTCATGATAAATGCGCCTGCTGTGTATATAGCTGGGGTATTAAAGAAGGGCAGGTGAAGAATAGAGCTGTTAATTGAATTGGCACATTGGTTAGCTAGTATCGTTATTGTTAATTTTAATAACATAATCCAAAACAAACAATTGGCTTTGGTTTTTGATTTGTTAGTGGACAGAAAGAAGTAAAACCTGGACATCATCATGCTACATTTGTTACGCACAAGAACCACACGTTTCTCCTACCCACAAGCCATTTTTTGATCCCCAAATGTTGATCTAGTCTTCTACATTTCTGGGGAGTTAACCAATTTCAGGCAATGGTGTAACGAGCAGCTTTGACTTTTAATATTATCTATAAATTAAGATGTGGGCCTGCTGGAAAGGTTGATGGTTGACCTGCATGTGCCTTTCAAACATAAGTTAGATAGAAAGAGATGAAGTAGATGAGAACAGTCAGTTTTTTATTGAAGGGAAAGACGAGATACAGCAGCATTCTCCTCTAAGTAGGTGTATATGGCTTTTgaactttaatattttttttaatgtgccAGGCATATGTGGCCTTCTGTGTGTCATCTCATCCAAAGTTGTCTACGTGAAAGCTTTTAATGCTTAAAAAGAAACTACTTAAATTTTGAACCACAAGTTCTGTGCCGTGAATGAATACTAGATTGGGTTGGTGTGATTGTTTTGGGTTGGTGTGATTGTTTAAGTACGAAATGACATTCTGTCCACCAAAAATCGATCAGCAATGACGTCATTTTAGGGACTGATATCAGCACATTTGTTTTGTCTGTGTAtgcttttgaatttgattttttgagtttatttaaatggaaaaaaaattcacaatcaaaTCTAAAAGTATACATAGAcagattaatgaaaactaatgacTAATGGATTGCGGAAATCTATAGACATTGATTGTcacatttattttgtttattatacgTTGAAGgtaattataaatttttatttttattttttaaaaagtgtGATCTGTGATGTTGGCATGACAAGTCTTTATTGGATCAGCAAAGGCACAAGCTTGCAATTACAATGGTTCGTTAGAAGTTTGAACCTTGGTGGGCAATAACAACAACATCACTCAACCAACATGCTATGGGATAATAAACCCAAAAAGTaactataaattaaaaaaaaaattaactttgatTTATTTTCGAATTTGTCTTCCTATAATGATAACTAGCAatcacaccttggtgtgcaatgggtacatcgAAGAGGTGTGGAAAGTTGATTAGGGgaaattttattctattttttgcaTACTTTTGTGCAGCACTTTAGGTCAATTGGTAAGCCATTTATCAACTGTTGTTTTTTTGTcaaacaaaggtctcaatggagagagagagagagagagagagagagagagacaaaggtctcaatggagaagtgatagcttccaATGAACTACACATCTACTTATAGAGATTGAAAcatgaataaaataaaatctttgaaTTGGGAAAATAACCATGTTGTTTTGCCAGTAAGATCATGTtgtgtttgcaatagggagagagggagtgagagaAAGAGATGCAAATTAAAAGAGGAAGAGACAAGGGTGGAAGAGAGAAAGTGAGAGAGGGGTAacgagatagagatatagaggaagatagagatggagGAAAAGGAGAAGGAGAGGGATATGAAGAGGATATAGAGATGTAAAAATAGAGAGAGGGGAGATGTATATATGGATGGAAaagttaaatatataaataaaaagagattgaaatattGAGATAGAGAGAGACTTATAGAGAGGGAGATTtagggatagagagagatggagagataatgagCTAGAGATAGACAAGGAGATCAAAGAAGAAATGTggagagatagaaatagagaggCAAAATGATATAGAAATAGAGGTTTaggtagagagaaagagagagagctcaatatgtaaagagggagaggaagagggtgatatatatatatatatatatatatatatatatatatatagagagagagagagagagagagagagagagagagagagagagcatatcgTGGAATACAATTATTGCAACTGAGAGAACATCATACGAACACAATGCGTGGAGGGAGAAACTCATTTGGTGGTCCAATTAACTGCAATCGTCTTGCATCGGTGTGATATTGACCATCAATTACAAAAGTCGGGCCATTATAAACTTCATATAAGGAATGCCTTCGACATAAAAATGCTTGGTAGATTTTTTAGTTGATTATGAAGGGAAATAGATATATAATTAATTTTGGTTGTTGCTTAGTTTTTGGATTCCACTATGCATGATtttttattgcatcaacatttcaaatcatacTTAAAGATCCATCATGACAAGAGAACTCTAGGAGAACTTCATCATTAGGGTGTGTATGATCCGTTATTAATTTTGGTTGGTTAAATATGGGTTAatctttaatatataatttattttttatatagtgGCTCGAAGAAAAATACCATTTTTGCcctatttatatagcggctcgaaggaaAATATTGctttaggtcattccccttggAGTGATCACTTCTACAAAGGTAGGCCCTCttcaaaaagaagaagatattgcGATTTCTTTACAGTCAAGGTCCATGAAGGCAAGAGGAGAGGATACTTTTCCAATATATTGGCTTCTAAACATAAAGTGTGCAAGTGCATAAGACATGACAAAAAAGGGTTTTTATTAGAGCATCACATCGAAATGTGAACTAATCTAGAAAAATATAAGCACAACTATCTACCCCTACAAAACCACAAGTTAGTAGTTGCAGAAATAAATAACCCCCTTCCATGCTAGGTCCTGCAagaaatgattagtagttttgaatgGAGGCCTTCTACAATTGAACAAGCCACACCACTAAGTTAATACCAAAAGGTTAGCTCAAAACCCAACGagcaatttgcaaataaaaaacaGGATGCAGAAAATGCAATTATAGAAACCCCAAATGTTGTAATACCTTCTGGAAACGTGGAAAGAATGGTTTGAAAACCTCCAAAACCAAAAAAATGGCATAATAGACCAAAAATATGCTTGAAAGGACAAAAAATGTGACAATACTAACAACAAACATGACATAAATGACCACAAATGCAACAGAAATGGCCATAGACACGATATAACAAAAgacttcaaaatttgtcaaaattcaagttaaccaaagatgctataggATAACCCAAAAAATGTGTTAGAAactaccaagaaaaaaagttaaaagatgaactaacaaaccgtatggttgggttgttcggaaatgacacattcgacaaaaccaaggtccttgaaaaagataacacatatctaaagtatgtgagggaccaatacaggacacatttagagaataacgtaaagtacgagcgtccccccatgattctagagagggagtggaaggacttgattttggatgtgaggagagaattgaaaggaaaaaaggaaatgcaCCACCAGAcgacagaagaaggtatgtgatactattaaaaaTGTAATTATGtaataattactctttatatttatataatctaacatatttcaaacttttcatagactgagtgacacgtcaaaggcaaccaaggcaagacaagaaaagcacgggcaacacaaactcagctctggtggttatatgaaacttgccgcacgaattgtaagaatcagttaatgaaatattgcatcaaaatattaataaactgcaaacaattttttttttatcaaacaatacaagcaaaattcacgatactaagaaaaaatgcagggctccgaattcaatagagcgcccacagaagatgacaagagaattgtctaccaacaaggctatacagtcgtggctgattggctacgagaattgagtgggcaaacacgagattctgatgcatctgtcacaaaggtaaataagctaaatgaagatgatttcaaattgaatactttaccaataatctatttgatgttaagttccaacataaagtgactatattctttttaaataagcaagcaatgataacaatgcacatgccATTGGAATGCAGCCTATTAATCGTGGAACAAAACTTGGACATGAAGGTTCGGATGTGAattccagtagtggaggtattcattttctattcaaatttttttatgtaattattaatacaattaaaaatcttaattaaattttaattagtgtagtaattatgtaaccttttttgttaatattttagagcatgtagtcggtggtgaccaagtggagcatgatccgggtagacaacatcagatacgtgatgttccccaatcaagcaaataggaccactattattcttttagaaaaaaataattgcaattggtgtattgattaatgtaacctttcgtatttcaactccagaggatctagagggtgttcaacatgttgaggttgaggctagacaaaatgatgtggaagatgatgtcgccccatcaggtaaagagcaccacagttatgttctttaaattaatcaaatacttgtaacaataataaaaaatattttgaatttaacccatttctttgttattgcaaaggacccctctttggttcagtgtcctcgtcctctgtataggactaggcatacatcgagatcacaagcaaagggcagaacaactgaagatgggggaaatgatgaagaaaatgatgctccacttagtttttacatagcttaaaaaaaataaaattattgtaatctaccttatttgataatgattgatttttatgtgttaatgaatgtaattatgtgctaatgaatgttcatgaatgatatgtgttaatgaatattgatgaatgttgcgtgttaatgaatgttaataaatgttatgtgttaatgaacattacgtgataatgaatgaatgctatattttttataatggatgaaataatgaatgaatgatagatgttaatggggaatttagagtggtGTTAGggtggggaggggccaaatgagcttccgccttcacgtggttggccctattaagtagagaatattaaactattctcgaaacaaagtgaagctcaataagataacacacttttcaatatttcaatatgttgcacagttaatcttattgaataatgtatattgaatcttaattgcagggtccaacaaagccaacacaaacaacaacaccacaagttgttgggtataatgaactcccatattgtcttgtatgtacactaacactatgagttgcttctagtgctgatatgcatGGCGCggctgcaaaagttgtgaatatgcctcatccttgtaagtttttttattagttgacattttctttagcatttttttattttccttatcattttaagtctaaccacttttatatggaatttattattctagttttttactatctgctagacattattgatacaaggacttgcattgcatccatttttttcaattaggtattagaaagggtaggttgtatttgtaaatgtctcttgagttcatccaaattttataattgttacctcACATCTTGTTATTGTTGCAAAGGGATTATGGCCAGCATAGGCTACGATTGCAACCTCTTGGTGCCATAgagtctctttgttcttaaaattgtagcggactgtcaggtacattccctcttttgcactCGACATTGTAGTtgtcaatgcacatgaccaaatttcctttgacatctagaggATGGTATTAACTTTTAAGTAATTAGAGGCTTTTGAGGCGTATTTGGCCagtatttatttttgtgggatatgatggttgtgttttaagtcattttaagatgatctcaatgagtaatcatttcactaatgacattttttcatttttcttcatgaaTGTTGGCAATTTTTACAAGTTAAGAGACCCATTGAGCACATAGGCACCTTTCAACATTTGTTAATAGGGGGAGGAACAACTCTTTCTAATGCTAAAGAGGATACAGTGAAATGCACAATGACCCATTTGTAGGTCTCAACCTCCAAGAGACATAATTAAGATGCTTGAGTCATCTATGTGCATGTTAGACAACCTCAATCTATTAGAAGCCCGAATTAACATATAATTAGAAGAGTGCATATCAAAAAGTTGCTACCTCCTAGAGGtaggaataaaatgcatcaaagtagCCTTGTAAATTCATTACTTTGTTAATATAATACTTGATCTCTATAACAAAAACTTGTTATTCATAGTGATTATGATAGCCAATAGTTCTCATTTGATGATCATCTAGGTCAACTTTTGATCTAAAAGAAACTTATCACAAAAGGGGTTGTGAACTATCCTCATTCACAGTCAAACCTCACTATAGTTGAGATATCAAAGCTTTCAATCACATGAAAGATATAGCAATAGTAATgtagatgtcaacttgaagagaatgagtagTGACAATAGAAGTCATACAAAGTTAGAGACCAAGAGTTGCCAGTCAAACCAAAAGCCCTAGATCCATAGATGAGACAAAGAGCggtcaaataattctccatgagtGTAGATAGTTAGAAAATCACGGTGATGAAGGTTTTTTAGTGGTGAGAcaatcaaaacaatatgagaaaacaCTTAGATAAGAGATCATTTTAAAAAGATGACAAGGATGTCATCATACTCATTGTATGTGACAATAAGGACATTCACTATTGCAAAGACAGTTGTGAGTGATAATTTTTgtatcaaatcaatataaataatATCCTATGCTTATTGCAG is part of the Cryptomeria japonica chromosome 10, Sugi_1.0, whole genome shotgun sequence genome and harbors:
- the LOC131076732 gene encoding cinnamoyl-CoA reductase 1, translated to MPAFTQRDLDAANGRGKVVCVMDASTYVGLWIVQGLLNRGYTVHATIQNGGEVESLKKLSGQRLKILYADMLDYHSIVDALSGCSGLFYTFDSPQYDEVMAEIEVRAAHNVLEACAHTETIEKVVFASSVAAVIWREDRNSISDLHEKHWSDVNLCRKLKLWYALGKTLSERTAWALAMDRGVNMVTINAGLVVGPGSANQTSGSTVAYLKGAAQMYENGLFASADVRFVAEAHICAFEEACAYGRYICFNQMVNNAQNADKLAESLRSLVPFPDRCEDLSVYQQRLSNKKLTELMLGNNKMQ